GTTGAATATGCAAGCACCAACCTGTAGCATGTAAATGAAACGAATACGAGAGACAAATAACATCCATAAAACGGAAGATATTTCCTGCAAAGGAAGGGCATTTCCAATTTATTCATCCAAAAACAACGAAAGCATCATGCCTGACCTGCAACGGCGGCAAAAGGGTGGAAGCTATCCTTAGCTTGGCAAAGCAGTGAAGCTTCGATATTCCACTCATTTTACTAAGGCATGGCTTTTCTATACATATATTACAACATCGTAAAGCGGGCAGTAGACTAAACATGGGGTTCATAACAATTTGGTGACCGATACAGCAGCTCTTGATCTTTTGATGAAGTCACCTTCTACCGCGCTGGCTGTTCAACGACCGAGGAGAACCTTCAAAGAGGTCCAAGAGAAGAGTTTCTAGATCCTCAGCTGTATACTTCATGTATTTGTCTGCACTTCTTGTGCCGTCCAAATAACTTCCTAACCGGCCTGTGAATGTGCGGTAACCCTGAACAACCTTAAGCGAGATTGAGATCTGCAGGTCTTCCCGAAGTCCAGGGTCTGGGACGATCCAAGACGTCTGATTCTTATATATCTCTTCAAATGAGAAGTTAAAGCCCTTCAATCTCTCTTTGACTGCCTTTGAACCACCTGAACCAATGCCATCATCTTTCAACCAGGCGAGCACTGTGTTCCAGGAGGCTCTCTCGTAGTTCGTCGCATGCACTTGTACTTTCCGGTTGTGTCTTCTTATCCAGTCCTCACCAAGAAGACACAGGTCAGAACTTTTTACTTTCTGAACCATGTAATGGATGTTATTCATTAGAAAGAAGTGTTGCAGTGCATCATCCCTGTACAATCTGGACCTCATATCAAGATTGGACTCCAACATGGAGACCACTTCTAAGAGATTGTGCACAGTAGGCGAGAGATTTTTTGAGAAACTTCCGTTACTACCTTCAGGGGAAGCCGTGGTCGAAGAAGACACTGTAGGACTTTCATGCCCACCTTCTTTGATCTCAAGAAGAAGATCGAGTGCGTCCTTAAAAGCAGTAAGCGTCTTTATGTAATTCATCACGTACTTTGTCAAGGGATGGATGCCCCCTCTAGCAAACGGAGTGCTTGAAACATTTCTTTCAATAGCATTCTCAAATTCCATAAAGGTACCTCTTACTGATTCacccaatctcaaaagaacttCGTGTGCCTCGACGCTAACAGAAGAACCATTTTCTTCAGAGAACAAAGTTTCTATATCTGTAAGCAGGTCCTGCAACACATCATGCATGCCAAGTATCCCAAACAGCTTTTCTGGAGACCGGCGGCCGATAGCAATAGCATCACCAAAGTTAAGGAGTTGGAGCATTGCACCTTTTGCAGTGTCAACAAAGCAAATGTTGCCAAGTGAGCTCAACTCTCCGAAGATCTGATTGCACAGGCGTTTTTCACTGGCAAGAAGGACCCTGACAAATATCTTTATCGCACGGATCCATTTCTTTATATAAGAATCAAGTATCTCCCACTCCATCTTCTCCACTTCCTCAATACTAAGCTTCTGAATTCCGAGGATGAAAAGGCCTTCATCCAGTGCATCTCTTCTGATGCTGCTGTAAGCTTGACAGCATTCCAGATCATGATCTGACTGAATCATAAGGTCTGCAATGCATTTCAAGTTTTGAATCACACTTGGATTAATCAAATCAACTGTGAATTCATCGAACTTGTTGGCAATTCCCTCAAGCTTAACCTGACTGTCATCAATTGAGTCATCATCAAAGCAGCCGGAGAAATCCTCTTCTGTAACATAACCTTCACTTGACCTGAAAGACGAAAGTTCCAGCTCCAAAGGCTGCCTACTCTGAACCAGCATATAACTAAATTCTTCCTCAAGCCTAACCATGGCAGTCTGAAGTACGCTATCAGCACGCTGAAGGATGTCAGTCCCTTCTTGATCGGATGTAATTGACAGGCTTTCTAAGCTTTCTATCAACTTCTGAATGTCGTCAACAGCCTGGAGATACTCACCAGCTTCCTCTGCTCCACATTCCCATAACATGGACTGACCAGCGGCTACAGAAGCAGCAGTACCCCAGCCCCACACTTTTTCCTCAGCGAAAGCGAGTTTTTCTTCCATCTCACCAACTACCCCTTTCTTTTGCATGAATTGGTTGACAACTGAAAGATAACTACCAGAGTCTGGGGCAACTTTTGTCatgttcatcttcatctccagATCGCTCACCATTTCAGGAGTCTGTAGTGATCGTTCTTCTTTGTCACCCTGGTCGAGCATCAACAACTAACTTTCAATAAGTAGATGCAATTTTTTTAGTCAAAACCAGATCTTGGAATAGGAACTAGTAAAATCATGGATCCCCCGGAAACCATATTCCAAATCAAGAAACCATAAACAAAGTAAAACTCATCATCCTTGTCctacaaaattatattttttccttccGCCGCCAACCCTGATGTTTCCGAGGTTACaataacattttttctttttgccgcAGAATTTCAGACGAGAGAACTTTAGACTGATGCAAGATCGAAACAAATGAGGTGGACATGGTGATGACGTGCAGGACGATTCACTTGATATTCAAAaatcacgaaaaaaaaaaaggtaaaaagcTAACCCCAGTTGAATCTTAGGTTTGAAATGTAGGAAATAAAGTTTCCCTTTTAGAATATGAATGCAACCTTATAGCAATCTTCCCACCTGACCAAGGTATACCCAACCAAAGCAATTTACCTAATTAATATACACATAAACACTCACAGAAAGAATACTCTACCAAAGTAATCTATACATTACATATTAATAATAAATGCTTCGACCAAAATCATGGAGAATTGTTTCTGCTCAACTAAATCCGTTTCTGACGATACATCAGCAggagagaaaaaattgaaacttcTGACCATTGAAAATCAGGTCACGGCTTTGGTATATCTCCAACCGAATAAACATCAAAACTGCCTCAAGAAATTAAGAATGCCAAAAGCATGTGTGGCATCTAGAAGGCTGACATGGTTAAAGAAGCTTTCTCAACTTTAATTAGCAGCAGCAAATGTGACAAAAGGCATGATAAGCAGGAACATAGATTGGAGACCAACCTTTCAACATGTAGCCAAACATCATCATCGCCAATCTCAGAATCAAGGAAAGCAAGCATcagaaataatattttcaagGCAAAGCGTCTTGAAGATGTACGACTGCATTCGCAGCAAGATGACCTTCAGTCCACAACATCCGTACCGATTTTCAGGAATAAATTCACCGGAAATGAAATCGATCACACCGACACCAAAAAAATTGCAGCAGAAAAGCACTGAAAGGATCGACGAATATGATAAGGgttgaagaaaaggaaacccCACTTCCAATCTCAAACTCAACCTCCCAATTTATAAGGAAGCGAatgaacaaaagcaagaaaaacaaaaaggagacATCAAGAAGCGAAACTACACCGGCCACCTGGAGGGACAGAATTACTTGAAAAGAACTGTTGCACAACTGAAATTCTTAGTGAAGCTTTAAAAAAGTGAAGTTTTAGGCACCGTACAGGAGAAAAACGAAGGCTAGCAAAACCACATGATCTTCACAATTTCATGAGTTCACCAAGACTAAAAAGAGGTAAAACTGCAGAAATCACCACTATAAGCTTTTTCAACGAATAATCCTGccttcaattttttcctttcaactaagtgaataaaaaaaaacgatcAGGAGAAATAACAGCacgatttttttaaaaaaggaaagcgACAACAACAAAGCGATCGAAGAGACTCTAACCTACAGGAGAAACCACCAGACCTCAAACCAAAGTGCAGAACCTCGGTTATTTTCAAAATCCCAGCATCCCCAAAACGACAGAAAAAAGGACGTAAGTTACCACTGAAATCAAACTTCtgatggaaagaaaaggaaaccaaaCCCCGAGATAAACAAGCAACACCTTCCAGAGTCGAGTTCCAGTTATTCCAATCTC
Above is a window of Nymphaea colorata isolate Beijing-Zhang1983 chromosome 8, ASM883128v2, whole genome shotgun sequence DNA encoding:
- the LOC116258771 gene encoding exocyst complex component EXO70E2-like isoform X2, coding for MVSDLEMKMNMTKVAPDSGSYLSVVNQFMQKKGVVGEMEEKLAFAEEKVWGWGTAASVAAGQSMLWECGAEEAGEYLQAVDDIQKLIESLESLSITSDQEGTDILQRADSVLQTAMVRLEEEFSYMLVQSRQPLELELSSFRSSEGYVTEEDFSGCFDDDSIDDSQVKLEGIANKFDEFTVDLINPSVIQNLKCIADLMIQSDHDLECCQAYSSIRRDALDEGLFILGIQKLSIEEVEKMEWEILDSYIKKWIRAIKIFVRVLLASEKRLCNQIFGELSSLGNICFVDTAKGAMLQLLNFGDAIAIGRRSPEKLFGILGMHDVLQDLLTDIETLFSEENGSSVSVEAHEVLLRLGESVRGTFMEFENAIERNVSSTPFARGGIHPLTKYVMNYIKTLTAFKDALDLLLEIKEGGHESPTVSSSTTASPEGSNGSFSKNLSPTVHNLLEVVSMLESNLDMRSRLYRDDALQHFFLMNNIHYMVQKVKSSDLCLLGEDWIRRHNRKVQVHATNYERASWNTVLAWLKDDGIGSGGSKAVKERLKGFNFSFEEIYKNQTSWIVPDPGLREDLQISISLKVVQGYRTFTGRLGSYLDGTRSADKYMKYTAEDLETLLLDLFEGSPRSLNSQRGRR
- the LOC116258771 gene encoding exocyst complex component EXO70E2-like isoform X1, producing the protein MLDQGDKEERSLQTPEMVSDLEMKMNMTKVAPDSGSYLSVVNQFMQKKGVVGEMEEKLAFAEEKVWGWGTAASVAAGQSMLWECGAEEAGEYLQAVDDIQKLIESLESLSITSDQEGTDILQRADSVLQTAMVRLEEEFSYMLVQSRQPLELELSSFRSSEGYVTEEDFSGCFDDDSIDDSQVKLEGIANKFDEFTVDLINPSVIQNLKCIADLMIQSDHDLECCQAYSSIRRDALDEGLFILGIQKLSIEEVEKMEWEILDSYIKKWIRAIKIFVRVLLASEKRLCNQIFGELSSLGNICFVDTAKGAMLQLLNFGDAIAIGRRSPEKLFGILGMHDVLQDLLTDIETLFSEENGSSVSVEAHEVLLRLGESVRGTFMEFENAIERNVSSTPFARGGIHPLTKYVMNYIKTLTAFKDALDLLLEIKEGGHESPTVSSSTTASPEGSNGSFSKNLSPTVHNLLEVVSMLESNLDMRSRLYRDDALQHFFLMNNIHYMVQKVKSSDLCLLGEDWIRRHNRKVQVHATNYERASWNTVLAWLKDDGIGSGGSKAVKERLKGFNFSFEEIYKNQTSWIVPDPGLREDLQISISLKVVQGYRTFTGRLGSYLDGTRSADKYMKYTAEDLETLLLDLFEGSPRSLNSQRGRR